In the genome of Oreochromis niloticus isolate F11D_XX unplaced genomic scaffold, O_niloticus_UMD_NMBU tig00007327_pilon, whole genome shotgun sequence, one region contains:
- the LOC109200363 gene encoding skin secretory protein xP2-like, with translation MYNRQTLLDLRLVASDLTNTTYTGHKTLPPFLAGIPANLCRTLAPASRRKRFRRRGKRSGLLVKLKVYLVRSSPAPWNKRGSVPHHVFSPRSLEPIDAWLVPVDVPAAKDFPSSSSARCEPTEPAAAVSGLAVSHEHADLHQAKEEAQNAPGSEGEAEKSCRFSCRRRALCRPLKLEPPPSGPLPAPEAGAASAGPLPGPLKLEPPPPGPLPGPLKLEPPGPLPGPLKLEPPGPLPGPLKLEPPPPGPDPAKEWRTCYKKLPITCQNWQT, from the exons ATGTACAATCGCCAAACTCTGTTGGACCTCCGACTAGTTGCCAGTGATCTTACCAATACAACTTATACTGGACATAAGACGTTACCTCCATTCCTAGCTGGGATACCAGCTAACCTTTGTCGGACCCTGGCCCCAGCCTCACGGCGAAAGCGTTTCAGACGCCGGGGCAAACGTAGCGGTCTGCTCGTGAAACTTAAGGTGTACTTGGTGCGCTCTTCCCCGGCTCCTTGGAACAAACGTGGATCTGTGCCTCATCATGTCTTTTCTCCGCGCTCTCTGGAGCCCATCGATGCCTGGCTGGTGCCCGTTGATGTCCCAGCCGCGAAAGATTTTCCCTCATCTTCGTCGGCGCGGTGCGAACCTACAGAACCTGCGGCCGCTGTGTCGGGTCTCGCAGTCAGCCACGAACACGCTGACCTCCACCAG GCTAAAGAAGAAGCGCAAAACGCGCCGGGGTCGGAGGGCGAAGCTGAGAAGAGCTGCCGTTTCA gcTGCCGCCGTCGGGCCCTCTGCCGGCCCCTGAAGCTGGAGCCGCCGCCGTCGGGCCCTCTGCCGGCCCCTGAAGCTGGAGCCGCCTCTGCCGGCCCTCTGCCGGGCCCCCTGAAGCTGGAGCCGCCGCCGCCGGGCCCTCTGCCGGGCCCCCTGAAGCTGGAGCCGCCGGGCCCTCTGCCGGGCCCCCTGAAGCTGGAGCCGCCGGGCCCTCTGCCGGGCCCCCTGAAGCTGGAGCCGCCGCCGCCGGGCCCC GATCCAGCAAAAGAATGGCGGACATGTTACAAGAAATTGCCAATAACCTGTCAGAATTGGCAgacctaa